A single genomic interval of Oligoflexus sp. harbors:
- a CDS encoding alpha-amylase family glycosyl hydrolase, with protein MNFVLGWVTTVGLATLGMSGAAFGKTCQWTFTYKNASAQSVWMTGSFTDWANNPNLGAIPFAKSGDIWTAKVTLPEGKTLYKFVVDGRNWIADPNALVSEADGFGGVNSTYQCGTELAITQPLPQCGNPEAFDWRDTVMYFALVDRFYDSDGKGFPVPGASGGNPNNGASAQYVGGDFKGVTKKMDYLTDLGVTALWLSAPYDARDDAGNSVTPDRDPNKYSGYHGYWPSPANIDYSNPDAPNPRPKVESRFGSETELKELIATAHGAESANGHGVKVLFDYVMKHVDTNSGLYQANKGWFATQNGRIRVCGPENLWDDPYWTTRCSFTDYLPGFDFYKPEVRRWSINDAVWWAKEYQVDGLRLDAVKHIPTEWLTELRQELKQAIPDPAGDRFYLVGEVFDYFSKDNLKKFVDSQSMLDGQFDFPFKKTACEALFRPDGDIGYLDYWLSTNDRYYDRGLYNKSLMVTWIGNHDIPRAIHFASRQISDCVLGSIPENGWNSGQFQQPQDAAPYERLGVAFATMLTNPGIPLIYYGDEIGLAGGGDPDNRRMMPWDDRQLNVHQLALRDKVRKLAKIRAEYKVLGRGQRKMHYVDRDAWVYSMGGCESLDKVTVAINKSDSWKNVAIPQGTYEDLMQGGAVTDKTLSLAPRSFRVLKSR; from the coding sequence ATGAACTTTGTTTTAGGATGGGTCACAACTGTTGGCCTTGCAACACTCGGCATGTCCGGAGCGGCTTTCGGGAAGACGTGTCAGTGGACCTTCACCTACAAGAATGCGTCCGCGCAATCGGTGTGGATGACAGGTTCGTTCACGGACTGGGCCAACAATCCCAATCTCGGTGCGATACCCTTCGCCAAATCCGGTGACATCTGGACCGCGAAAGTCACTCTGCCCGAAGGCAAAACCCTTTATAAGTTCGTGGTCGACGGTCGCAACTGGATCGCCGATCCCAATGCGCTCGTCAGTGAAGCCGATGGCTTTGGTGGTGTGAACAGCACCTACCAATGCGGAACGGAACTGGCGATCACGCAGCCTCTGCCGCAGTGCGGCAATCCCGAAGCTTTCGACTGGCGGGACACGGTCATGTATTTTGCCCTGGTCGATCGTTTCTATGACAGCGATGGCAAGGGTTTTCCCGTGCCTGGCGCCAGCGGTGGCAATCCCAATAACGGAGCCTCGGCTCAGTATGTGGGCGGCGATTTCAAAGGCGTCACCAAAAAAATGGATTACCTCACCGACCTCGGTGTGACCGCACTCTGGCTGTCCGCGCCCTACGATGCGCGGGATGATGCCGGCAATTCCGTGACCCCTGATCGTGATCCCAATAAATATTCGGGTTATCACGGTTACTGGCCATCCCCTGCAAATATCGACTACAGCAACCCCGATGCCCCGAATCCCCGGCCAAAAGTGGAATCCCGCTTTGGCAGCGAGACCGAGCTGAAGGAACTGATTGCGACGGCGCATGGTGCGGAAAGCGCCAACGGTCATGGGGTCAAGGTCCTTTTCGATTATGTGATGAAGCACGTCGACACCAACTCGGGTCTTTATCAGGCGAATAAAGGCTGGTTTGCCACCCAGAATGGTCGCATTCGGGTCTGTGGCCCGGAAAACCTTTGGGATGATCCGTACTGGACCACCCGCTGTTCATTCACGGACTATCTGCCCGGCTTTGATTTCTATAAGCCTGAAGTCCGCCGCTGGTCGATCAACGACGCGGTCTGGTGGGCCAAGGAATACCAGGTGGACGGTCTGCGCCTGGATGCGGTGAAGCACATTCCTACCGAATGGCTGACCGAACTGCGTCAGGAGCTGAAGCAGGCCATTCCCGATCCTGCAGGGGACCGTTTCTATCTCGTGGGCGAAGTCTTTGATTACTTCAGCAAGGACAATCTGAAGAAGTTCGTCGATTCGCAGAGCATGCTCGATGGGCAGTTTGATTTCCCCTTCAAGAAAACGGCCTGTGAAGCCCTCTTCCGTCCGGATGGGGACATCGGCTATCTCGATTACTGGCTATCGACCAATGATCGTTACTATGATCGTGGGCTCTATAACAAATCCCTGATGGTGACCTGGATCGGCAACCATGACATTCCCCGCGCGATTCACTTTGCCAGTCGGCAGATCAGTGACTGCGTGCTCGGCAGCATTCCTGAAAACGGCTGGAACAGCGGACAATTCCAACAGCCTCAGGACGCGGCGCCCTACGAGCGGCTGGGCGTTGCCTTTGCGACCATGCTCACGAACCCTGGCATTCCTTTGATCTACTACGGTGATGAAATCGGTCTGGCGGGTGGGGGAGATCCCGACAACCGCCGCATGATGCCCTGGGACGATCGCCAGCTGAACGTGCACCAGCTCGCGCTGCGTGACAAGGTCAGGAAGCTGGCCAAGATCCGTGCGGAGTATAAGGTGCTCGGCCGCGGCCAGCGGAAGATGCATTATGTGGATCGTGATGCCTGGGTTTATTCGATGGGTGGTTGCGAGAGCCTGGACAAGGTGACTGTGGCTATCAATAAATCCGACAGCTGGAAGAACGTGGCCATTCCTCAAGGGACTTACGAGGACCTGATGCAGGGTGGAGCGGTGACAGACAAAACCCTGAGTCTGGCACCTCGGAGCTTCCGGGTTTTGAAATCCAGGTGA